From one Pecten maximus chromosome 8, xPecMax1.1, whole genome shotgun sequence genomic stretch:
- the LOC117332944 gene encoding probable ATP-dependent RNA helicase DHX37 isoform X1: MGKKKRAFNWKAREQHDTVVDRSTEKKIKLDTDILGRDDDFDDDNMLVLPSEKRKSKTTKETIQTVKRLSKKERKRLENVLQQKEKKAKRAAILESLAKVQAKPEEMQHFVGVAAMQSGHLKRETETQQKKLTADSKINFVAGSNKKIKHSQGGDNCEGDDSDASESSIDTSDMSTDEEEEEEEGVLETKIRDEVVKNESEKTAAKNEKQENANEVKEKCENSKIEKKEKEEKENSKPAVNIPVTRDKDIQETRMKLPILAEEQMVMETINDNPVTIICGETGSGKTTQVPQFLYEAGYAHGDRIIGVTEPRRVAAISMAHRVGKEMNLSTSEVSYQIRYEGNVTPKTKIKFMTDGVLLKEVQKDFLLTKYSVVIIDEAHERSVYTDILIGLLSRIVPLRHKKGSPLKLIIMSATLRVEDFTDNTRLFRITPPVVKVDSRQFPVTIHFNKRTPMDNTYLNEAYKKVCKVHRKLPEGGILVFVTGQQEVNTLCRKLRQTFPATQGRKKEEDVSPSKKKSKRKLSPEKKNLPKISLDNYSVEPTDEEGEREGGSDSEAEFDEGSDGSDEDNLMEEDGGCSEPMYVLPLFSMLSSDKQAKVFAPPPDGYRLCVVATNVAETSLTIPNIKYVVDTGKVKTKFYDKVTGVSTFRITWTSSASANQRAGRAGRTGPGHCYRLYSSAVFTHDFEKFSPAEITRRPVDDLVLQMKDMNIDKVMNFPYPTQPDPEQLKAAERLLVSLGALTAPVLHPKSRFKSKEEPSRITPLGRAMAHFPVSPRYSKMLSLGHQHDLLPYVVAMVAALSVAEVFVELHQPPDESGEKEDFKKRLQHFKQIQKIWAGAGHSLLLGDLMVLLKAVGSCEYQGCTPEFCQKHGIRFKAMKEIRKLRVQLTNSVNTVIPEANLCVDPKLDPPNDLQSKLLRQIILAGLGDHVARKYPAPPPGADDEAKKLKYAYQCAELEEPLFIHPSSVLYRQNPPYVVYQRIEETSRLYMKGLVAVEPEWLPIFCPSHCTFSKPLDDPAPEFDEKKGEVVCHMTSTFSRCTWALPAIEMEYPLTLEKYKWFARFLLEGKVIPGLARFTTKLLSSPSTMVKTWAKLQPRTEVLLKSLAGEGVDSRDTLINKWKTEPTYLFNAFSQWIPQANHFELESVWPPVT, translated from the exons ATGGGTAAGAAGAAAAGGGCGTTCAATTGGAAAGCAAGGGAACAGCACGACACAGTTGTTGACAGATCGACTGAGAAGAAG ATCAAGCTTGACACAGATATTTTAGGACGGGACGATGACTTTGATGATGACAATATGTTGGTTTTGCCTTcagaaaaaagaaaatcaaaaaccACAAAAGAAACTATTCAAACAGTAAAACGACTTAGCAAAAAGGAACGAAAACGTCTGGAAAATGTTTtacaacaaaaagaaaagaaagcgAAG AGAGCTGCCATATTAGAATCCCTAGCTAAAGTGCAGGCAAAGCCAGAGGAAATGCAACATTTTGTTGGAGTTGCTGCTATGCAATCCGGACATTTAAAAAG AGAAacagaaacacaacaaaaaaaactgaCAGCTGATTCCAAAATCAATTTTGTGGCTGGCAGTAATAAAAAGATTAAACATAGTCAAGGGGGAGACAACTGTGAAGGTGATGATAGCGATGCATCTGAGAGTTCGATTGACACTTCAGACATGTCAAcagatgaggaggaggaggaagaagaAGGAGTGTTAGAAACAAAGATTAGGGATGAAGTTGTGAAAAATGAATCTGAAAAAACTGCagccaaaaatgaaaaacaggAAAATGCAAATGAAGTTAAAGAAAAGTGTGAAAATAGtaagatagaaaaaaaagagaaagaagaGAAAGAAAATAGTAAGCCTGCAGTTAACATTCCTGTCACAAGGGATAAAGACATTCAG GAGACCAGGATGAAGCTTCCAATTTTAGCTGAGGAACAAATGGTAATGGAGACAATTAATGACAATCCTGTAACAATAATTTGTGGAGAAACAGGATCAGGAAAGACAACTCAGGTTCCACAGTTCCTGTATGAGGCTGGATACGCACA TGGTGACAGAATCATCGGAGTGACTGAGCCACGTAGGGTGGCAGCCATAAGCATGGCTCACAGAGTTGGCAAGGAAATGAATCTGTCAACCAG TGAAGTTTCCTACCAAATCCGTTATGAGGGCAATGTTACTCCAAAAACTAAGATCAAGTTTATGACGGATGGTGTGCTTCTAAAAGAAGTTCAAAAG GATTTCCTGTTGACGAAGTACAGTGTGGTAATTATAGATGAGGCTCATGAACGCAGTGTGTACACAGATATCCTAATAGGCCTTCTATCCAGGATAGTACCTCTCAGACATAAG aaaGGATCTCCACTGAAATTGATTATAATGTCAGCAACACTGCGAGTTGAAGACTTCACTGATAATACTAGACTTTTTAGAATTACTCCCCCTGTTGTGAAG GTGGACTCTCGACAGTTTCCTGTAACTATACACTTCAACAAGAGGACCCCCATGGATAATACATATCTCAATGAAGCATATAAAAAA GTGTGTAAGGTACATCGTAAGCTGCCTGAAGGAGGTATCCTGGTGTTTGTTACTGGTCAACAAGAAGTGAACACCTTGTGTCGTAAACTCCGCCAGACCTTCCCAGCTACACAAG GGAGAAAGAAGGAGGAAGATGTCTCACCTAGTAAAAAGAAGAGTAAAAGAAAATTATCTCCAGAGAAAAAGAATCTCCCTAAGATTAGTCTTGACAA CTATTCAGTGGAGCCCACTGATGAGGAAGGGGAGCGAGAGGGTGGTAGTGATTCAGAGGCTGAGTTTGACGAAGGTTCAGACGGGAGTGATGAGGACAATTTAATGGAG GAAGATGGTGGCTGTTCTGAGCCGATGTATGTACTGCCTCTGTTCTCCATGCTGTCTTCTGACAAACAGGCGAAG GTGTTTGCTCCACCCCCTGATGGTTACCGTTTATGTGTTGTGGCAACCAACGTAGCGGAAACATCCCTCACCATTCCAAACATCAAATATGTGGTGGACACCGGGAAG GTAAAAACAAAGTTCTATGACAAAGTGACAGGTGTGTCTACATTCCGAATAACTTGGACGTCCAGTGCCTCAGCCAATCAGAGAGCAGGACGAGCGGGACGTACCGGGCCCGGACATTGCTACAG GCTTTACTCCTCTGCTGTGTTTACACACGACTTTGAGAAGTTCTCCCCAGCTGAAATAACCAGACGACCTGTGGATGACCTTGTCTTACAAATGAAG GACATGAACATAGATAAGGTGATGAACTTCCCGTACCCAACACAACCCGACCCAGAACAACTCAAG GCTGCGGAGAGGTTGCTGGTCTCGTTAGGAGCTCTGACGGCACCTGTGTTACACCCTAAGTCCAGATTCAAAAGTAAGGAGGAACCAAGTCGGATCACACCCCTGGGTAGGGCCATGGCCCACTTTCCTGTTTCACCACGGTACTCCAAAATGTTATCCCTTGGACACCAGCACGACCTCCTCCCATACGTGGTTGCCATGGTCGCGGCATTGTCGGTTGCTGAAGTGTTTGTGGAGTTACATCAGCCTCCAGATGAATCGGGGGAG AAAGAGGATTTTAAGAAGAGATTACAGCACTTTAAGCAGATTCAGAAGATTTGGGCTGGTGCT GGACACTCGCTGTTGCTAGGCGACCTTATGGTGCTGTTAAAGGCTGTAGGATCCTGTGAATACCAGGGCTGTACTCCAGAGTTCTGTCAGAAACACGGGATACGGTTCAAGGCCATGAAGGAAATCAGAAAGCTCAGAGTTCAGCTTACAAACTCAG taaataCTGTGATACCTGAGGCTAACCTTTGTGTTGATCCAAAACTTGACCCACCTAATGACCTTCAGTCCAAACTTCTGAGACAAATTATCTTAGCAGGCCTCGGGGACCATGTAGCCAG AAAGTATCCAGCTCCCCCACCAGGGGCAGATGATGAAGctaaaaagttgaaatatgcttATCAG TGTGCAGAGTTAGAAGAACCGTTGTTTATCCATCCTTCCTCGGTACTTTACAGACAAAATCCACCGTATGTTGTTTATCAGCGTATAGAGGAAACATCAAGATTATATATGAAAG GATTGGTAGCTGTGGAGCCAGAATGGTTACCAATATTCTGTCCTTCACACTGCACATTTTCCAAGCCTCTGGATGACCCAGCTCCAGAGTTCGACGAGAAGAAAGGTGAGGTGGTGTGTCATATGACAAGTACATTCAGTCGCTGTACGTGGGCCCTACCTGCTATAGAAATGGAGTACCCTCTCACACTGGAAAAGTACAAATGGTTTGCACGATTCTTACTGGAGGGAAAAGTTATACCCGGCCTTGCTAGATTTACCACCAAGCTGTTGTCATCTCCTTCGACAATGGTGAAGACCTGGGCAAA GTTACAGCCGAGGACAGAAGTCCTTCTGAAGAGTCTGGCTGGTGAGGGAGTAGACAGCAGGGACACACTCATTAACAAATGGAAAACAGAGCCTACAT atctATTCAATGCCTTCAGCCAGTGGATACCCCAGGCAAACCACTTTGAGCTGGAATCAGTGTGGCCGCCAGTCACATGA
- the LOC117332944 gene encoding probable ATP-dependent RNA helicase DHX37 isoform X2: MGKKKRAFNWKAREQHDTVVDRSTEKKIKLDTDILGRDDDFDDDNMLVLPSEKRKSKTTKETIQTVKRLSKKERKRLENVLQQKEKKAKRAAILESLAKVQAKPEEMQHFVGVAAMQSGHLKRETETQQKKLTADSKINFVAGSNKKIKHSQGGDNCEGDDSDASESSIDTSDMSTDEEEEEEEGVLETKIRDEVVKNESEKTAAKNEKQENANEVKEKCENSKIEKKEKEEKENSKPAVNIPVTRDKDIQETRMKLPILAEEQMVMETINDNPVTIICGETGSGKTTQVPQFLYEAGYAHGDRIIGVTEPRRVAAISMAHRVGKEMNLSTSEVSYQIRYEGNVTPKTKIKFMTDGVLLKEVQKDFLLTKYSVVIIDEAHERSVYTDILIGLLSRIVPLRHKKGSPLKLIIMSATLRVEDFTDNTRLFRITPPVVKVDSRQFPVTIHFNKRTPMDNTYLNEAYKKVCKVHRKLPEGGILVFVTGQQEVNTLCRKLRQTFPATQGRKKEEDVSPSKKKSKRKLSPEKKNLPKISLDNYSVEPTDEEGEREGGSDSEAEFDEGSDGSDEDNLMEEDGGCSEPMYVLPLFSMLSSDKQAKVFAPPPDGYRLCVVATNVAETSLTIPNIKYVVDTGKVKTKFYDKVTGVSTFRITWTSSASANQRAGRAGRTGPGHCYRLYSSAVFTHDFEKFSPAEITRRPVDDLVLQMKDMNIDKVMNFPYPTQPDPEQLKAAERLLVSLGALTAPVLHPKSRFKSKEEPSRITPLGRAMAHFPVSPRYSKMLSLGHQHDLLPYVVAMVAALSVAEVFVELHQPPDESGEKEDFKKRLQHFKQIQKIWAGAGHSLLLGDLMVLLKAVGSCEYQGCTPEFCQKHGIRFKAMKEIRKLRVQLTNSVNTVIPEANLCVDPKLDPPNDLQSKLLRQIILAGLGDHVARKYPAPPPGADDEAKKLKYAYQCAELEEPLFIFPWYYICKLFPVLQCAELEELLFIFPWYYICKLFPVL; encoded by the exons ATGGGTAAGAAGAAAAGGGCGTTCAATTGGAAAGCAAGGGAACAGCACGACACAGTTGTTGACAGATCGACTGAGAAGAAG ATCAAGCTTGACACAGATATTTTAGGACGGGACGATGACTTTGATGATGACAATATGTTGGTTTTGCCTTcagaaaaaagaaaatcaaaaaccACAAAAGAAACTATTCAAACAGTAAAACGACTTAGCAAAAAGGAACGAAAACGTCTGGAAAATGTTTtacaacaaaaagaaaagaaagcgAAG AGAGCTGCCATATTAGAATCCCTAGCTAAAGTGCAGGCAAAGCCAGAGGAAATGCAACATTTTGTTGGAGTTGCTGCTATGCAATCCGGACATTTAAAAAG AGAAacagaaacacaacaaaaaaaactgaCAGCTGATTCCAAAATCAATTTTGTGGCTGGCAGTAATAAAAAGATTAAACATAGTCAAGGGGGAGACAACTGTGAAGGTGATGATAGCGATGCATCTGAGAGTTCGATTGACACTTCAGACATGTCAAcagatgaggaggaggaggaagaagaAGGAGTGTTAGAAACAAAGATTAGGGATGAAGTTGTGAAAAATGAATCTGAAAAAACTGCagccaaaaatgaaaaacaggAAAATGCAAATGAAGTTAAAGAAAAGTGTGAAAATAGtaagatagaaaaaaaagagaaagaagaGAAAGAAAATAGTAAGCCTGCAGTTAACATTCCTGTCACAAGGGATAAAGACATTCAG GAGACCAGGATGAAGCTTCCAATTTTAGCTGAGGAACAAATGGTAATGGAGACAATTAATGACAATCCTGTAACAATAATTTGTGGAGAAACAGGATCAGGAAAGACAACTCAGGTTCCACAGTTCCTGTATGAGGCTGGATACGCACA TGGTGACAGAATCATCGGAGTGACTGAGCCACGTAGGGTGGCAGCCATAAGCATGGCTCACAGAGTTGGCAAGGAAATGAATCTGTCAACCAG TGAAGTTTCCTACCAAATCCGTTATGAGGGCAATGTTACTCCAAAAACTAAGATCAAGTTTATGACGGATGGTGTGCTTCTAAAAGAAGTTCAAAAG GATTTCCTGTTGACGAAGTACAGTGTGGTAATTATAGATGAGGCTCATGAACGCAGTGTGTACACAGATATCCTAATAGGCCTTCTATCCAGGATAGTACCTCTCAGACATAAG aaaGGATCTCCACTGAAATTGATTATAATGTCAGCAACACTGCGAGTTGAAGACTTCACTGATAATACTAGACTTTTTAGAATTACTCCCCCTGTTGTGAAG GTGGACTCTCGACAGTTTCCTGTAACTATACACTTCAACAAGAGGACCCCCATGGATAATACATATCTCAATGAAGCATATAAAAAA GTGTGTAAGGTACATCGTAAGCTGCCTGAAGGAGGTATCCTGGTGTTTGTTACTGGTCAACAAGAAGTGAACACCTTGTGTCGTAAACTCCGCCAGACCTTCCCAGCTACACAAG GGAGAAAGAAGGAGGAAGATGTCTCACCTAGTAAAAAGAAGAGTAAAAGAAAATTATCTCCAGAGAAAAAGAATCTCCCTAAGATTAGTCTTGACAA CTATTCAGTGGAGCCCACTGATGAGGAAGGGGAGCGAGAGGGTGGTAGTGATTCAGAGGCTGAGTTTGACGAAGGTTCAGACGGGAGTGATGAGGACAATTTAATGGAG GAAGATGGTGGCTGTTCTGAGCCGATGTATGTACTGCCTCTGTTCTCCATGCTGTCTTCTGACAAACAGGCGAAG GTGTTTGCTCCACCCCCTGATGGTTACCGTTTATGTGTTGTGGCAACCAACGTAGCGGAAACATCCCTCACCATTCCAAACATCAAATATGTGGTGGACACCGGGAAG GTAAAAACAAAGTTCTATGACAAAGTGACAGGTGTGTCTACATTCCGAATAACTTGGACGTCCAGTGCCTCAGCCAATCAGAGAGCAGGACGAGCGGGACGTACCGGGCCCGGACATTGCTACAG GCTTTACTCCTCTGCTGTGTTTACACACGACTTTGAGAAGTTCTCCCCAGCTGAAATAACCAGACGACCTGTGGATGACCTTGTCTTACAAATGAAG GACATGAACATAGATAAGGTGATGAACTTCCCGTACCCAACACAACCCGACCCAGAACAACTCAAG GCTGCGGAGAGGTTGCTGGTCTCGTTAGGAGCTCTGACGGCACCTGTGTTACACCCTAAGTCCAGATTCAAAAGTAAGGAGGAACCAAGTCGGATCACACCCCTGGGTAGGGCCATGGCCCACTTTCCTGTTTCACCACGGTACTCCAAAATGTTATCCCTTGGACACCAGCACGACCTCCTCCCATACGTGGTTGCCATGGTCGCGGCATTGTCGGTTGCTGAAGTGTTTGTGGAGTTACATCAGCCTCCAGATGAATCGGGGGAG AAAGAGGATTTTAAGAAGAGATTACAGCACTTTAAGCAGATTCAGAAGATTTGGGCTGGTGCT GGACACTCGCTGTTGCTAGGCGACCTTATGGTGCTGTTAAAGGCTGTAGGATCCTGTGAATACCAGGGCTGTACTCCAGAGTTCTGTCAGAAACACGGGATACGGTTCAAGGCCATGAAGGAAATCAGAAAGCTCAGAGTTCAGCTTACAAACTCAG taaataCTGTGATACCTGAGGCTAACCTTTGTGTTGATCCAAAACTTGACCCACCTAATGACCTTCAGTCCAAACTTCTGAGACAAATTATCTTAGCAGGCCTCGGGGACCATGTAGCCAG AAAGTATCCAGCTCCCCCACCAGGGGCAGATGATGAAGctaaaaagttgaaatatgcttATCAG TGTGCAGAGTTAGAAGAACCGTTGTTTATCTTTCCTtggtactatatttgtaaactGTTTCCTGTTTTGCAGTGTGCAGAGTTAGAAGAATTGTTGTTTATCTTTCCTtggtactatatttgtaaactGTTTCCTGTTTTGTAG